A window of Cheilinus undulatus linkage group 1, ASM1832078v1, whole genome shotgun sequence contains these coding sequences:
- the bcl2l10 gene encoding bcl-2-like protein 10, which yields MCREQSDIAGRKMDCGLWKETLVLAEDYLSLCCTSPQPAPPPPSESAAAMRRLAQDMEAQHQARFHSLAQTFLRQCGPDPCSSLRKVIEELVGDGLLNWGRVVSLYTFTGVLARQLQEQKDMKPGLDPGKGQKLGQGPGHCRGLAETIADYLGEEKKDWLLENDGWEGFCKFSRSAREASQDLSMKTALFAAAGVGLAGLTFLLVR from the exons ATGTGCAGAGAGCAGTCTGATATCGCTGGGAGG AAAATGGACTGTGGGCTGTGGAAAGAGACCCTGGTTCTAGCAGAGGACTACCTGTCCCTGTGCTGCACAAGCCCGCAGCCAGCCCCTCCACCTCCCAGCGAGTCAGCCGCTGCTATGAGGCGCCTAGCCCAGGACATGGAGGCGCAGCACCAGGCCCGTTTCCACTCCCTTGCTCAGACCTTCCTCAGACAGTGTGGGCCGGACCCCTGCTCAAGCCTCAGGAAGGTGATAGAGGAACTAGTGGGAGATGGACTCTTGAACTGGGGGAGGGTTGTGTCCCTTTACACCTTTACTGGGGTGCTGGCCAGACAGCTCCAGGAGCAGAAGGATATGAAGCCAGGGCTGGACCCTGGAAAGGGGCAGAAACTGGGACAGGGGCCCGGACACTGCAGGGGACTGGCCGAGACTATAGCGGACTACCtgggagaggagaaaaaagactGGCTGCTGGAGAACGATGGATGG gAAGGGTTCTGTAAGTTCTCCCGCAGTGCCAGAGAGGCGAGCCAGGACTTGTCGATGAAGACGGCACTGTTTGCTGCAGCTGGCGTGGGCCTCGCTGGTCTCACTTTCCTCTTGGTGCGCTAG